One Branchiostoma floridae strain S238N-H82 chromosome 1, Bfl_VNyyK, whole genome shotgun sequence genomic region harbors:
- the LOC118428896 gene encoding hemicentin-2-like isoform X2, with translation MKHTSSRRVPGAGVKLSFVILIGSAVFSGINGQTSPSPTRVAPRITSTWDSVIQLNYGDSLAPLDCRAEGTPTPAISWRREGTSQVLDNPITFPYTTYTQEGTYSCVATSPDFPPATKNVTIDVKGHPEISGPDVVALSATKGGEVRMECKARGDPPVTTFDWFVGHGRAQPVRIEGNPDYKLEEDLTGSSPTSTLTITNLKDTLADEYACWAMSAEGQKDMKRFKVELLPSPQPRVSTKDAAIAGGVVGALVIMTIVAVVVFFFWKRKQTQN, from the exons ATGAAGCACACTTCGTCCAGAAGAGTTCCAGGTGCAGGTGTGAAGCTGTCCTTTGTCATACTGATAGGATCTGCTGTGTTTTCAG GTATCAATGGACAAACATCACCAAGTCCAACTAGAG TCGCTCCTAGAATTACCTCAACATGGGACAGCGTTATACAGCTGAACTATGGGGACAGTCTCGCACCCCTGGACTGTCGGGCAGAGGGCACGCCTACACCCGCTATCAGTTGGCGCCGAGAGGGGACGTCCCAGGTTTTAGACAACCCCATTACCTTCCCGTACACCACATACACTCAGGAGGGAACCTACAGCTGTGTCGCTACCTCACCTGACTTCCCTCCTGCCACAAAAAATGTCACGATAGATGTTAAAG GGCATCCAGAGATCAGTGGTCCCGATGTTGTGGCTCTAAGTGCCACAAAAGGTGGAGAAGTCCGGATGGAGTGTAAAGCCAGGGGCGACCCTCCAGTCACCACGTTTGACTGGTTTGTGGGGCACGGACGCGCTCAGCCGGTACGGATTGAAGGGAACCCCGACTACAAACTCGAGGAAGATCTCACCGGCTCCTCGCCCACGAGTACGCTAACCATCACAAACTTGAAGGACACGTTGGCTGATGAGTACGCATGCTGGGCCATGAGCGCAGAGGGGCAAAAAGACATGAAACGGTTCAAGGTTGAGCTCTTGCCCTCACCAC AGCCTCGTGTTTCAACAAAAGATGCTGCGATCGCAGGAGGCGTGGTTGGTGCCTTAGTGATCATGACCATTGTTGCTGTGGTTGTGTTCTTCTTCTGGAAGAGGAAACAGACTCAG AACTGA
- the LOC118428896 gene encoding uncharacterized protein LOC118428896 isoform X3, which translates to MKHTSSRRVPGAGVKLSFVILIGSAVFSGINGQTSPSPTRGHPEISGPDVVALSATKGGEVRMECKARGDPPVTTFDWFVGHGRAQPVRIEGNPDYKLEEDLTGSSPTSTLTITNLKDTLADEYACWAMSAEGQKDMKRFKVELLPSPQPRVSTKDAAIAGGVVGALVIMTIVAVVVFFFWKRKQTQGRTETDGDNYEFHELGAESGV; encoded by the exons ATGAAGCACACTTCGTCCAGAAGAGTTCCAGGTGCAGGTGTGAAGCTGTCCTTTGTCATACTGATAGGATCTGCTGTGTTTTCAG GTATCAATGGACAAACATCACCAAGTCCAACTAGAG GGCATCCAGAGATCAGTGGTCCCGATGTTGTGGCTCTAAGTGCCACAAAAGGTGGAGAAGTCCGGATGGAGTGTAAAGCCAGGGGCGACCCTCCAGTCACCACGTTTGACTGGTTTGTGGGGCACGGACGCGCTCAGCCGGTACGGATTGAAGGGAACCCCGACTACAAACTCGAGGAAGATCTCACCGGCTCCTCGCCCACGAGTACGCTAACCATCACAAACTTGAAGGACACGTTGGCTGATGAGTACGCATGCTGGGCCATGAGCGCAGAGGGGCAAAAAGACATGAAACGGTTCAAGGTTGAGCTCTTGCCCTCACCAC AGCCTCGTGTTTCAACAAAAGATGCTGCGATCGCAGGAGGCGTGGTTGGTGCCTTAGTGATCATGACCATTGTTGCTGTGGTTGTGTTCTTCTTCTGGAAGAGGAAACAGACTCAG GGCAGAACTGAAACGGATGGTGACAACTACGAATTCCATGAGCTGGGAGCAGAGTCTGGAGTTTGa
- the LOC118428896 gene encoding hemicentin-2-like isoform X1, giving the protein MKHTSSRRVPGAGVKLSFVILIGSAVFSGINGQTSPSPTRVAPRITSTWDSVIQLNYGDSLAPLDCRAEGTPTPAISWRREGTSQVLDNPITFPYTTYTQEGTYSCVATSPDFPPATKNVTIDVKGHPEISGPDVVALSATKGGEVRMECKARGDPPVTTFDWFVGHGRAQPVRIEGNPDYKLEEDLTGSSPTSTLTITNLKDTLADEYACWAMSAEGQKDMKRFKVELLPSPQPRVSTKDAAIAGGVVGALVIMTIVAVVVFFFWKRKQTQGRTETDGDNYEFHELGAESGV; this is encoded by the exons ATGAAGCACACTTCGTCCAGAAGAGTTCCAGGTGCAGGTGTGAAGCTGTCCTTTGTCATACTGATAGGATCTGCTGTGTTTTCAG GTATCAATGGACAAACATCACCAAGTCCAACTAGAG TCGCTCCTAGAATTACCTCAACATGGGACAGCGTTATACAGCTGAACTATGGGGACAGTCTCGCACCCCTGGACTGTCGGGCAGAGGGCACGCCTACACCCGCTATCAGTTGGCGCCGAGAGGGGACGTCCCAGGTTTTAGACAACCCCATTACCTTCCCGTACACCACATACACTCAGGAGGGAACCTACAGCTGTGTCGCTACCTCACCTGACTTCCCTCCTGCCACAAAAAATGTCACGATAGATGTTAAAG GGCATCCAGAGATCAGTGGTCCCGATGTTGTGGCTCTAAGTGCCACAAAAGGTGGAGAAGTCCGGATGGAGTGTAAAGCCAGGGGCGACCCTCCAGTCACCACGTTTGACTGGTTTGTGGGGCACGGACGCGCTCAGCCGGTACGGATTGAAGGGAACCCCGACTACAAACTCGAGGAAGATCTCACCGGCTCCTCGCCCACGAGTACGCTAACCATCACAAACTTGAAGGACACGTTGGCTGATGAGTACGCATGCTGGGCCATGAGCGCAGAGGGGCAAAAAGACATGAAACGGTTCAAGGTTGAGCTCTTGCCCTCACCAC AGCCTCGTGTTTCAACAAAAGATGCTGCGATCGCAGGAGGCGTGGTTGGTGCCTTAGTGATCATGACCATTGTTGCTGTGGTTGTGTTCTTCTTCTGGAAGAGGAAACAGACTCAG GGCAGAACTGAAACGGATGGTGACAACTACGAATTCCATGAGCTGGGAGCAGAGTCTGGAGTTTGa